One Fontisphaera persica DNA window includes the following coding sequences:
- a CDS encoding RibD family protein, translating into MATPADTLDLPDSLTLPRPYVLVNMAMTADGKIATANRQVVHFGSRRDQRHLYELRATADAVMCGARTAEAPGVTLGPGPASFRRQRLQRGLRECHLRVIVSGSGTVNLEAAVFSSRVSPLIILTTQRAGAEKRARLRAVADVVRVCGRTEVDFPAALAWLQREWGVQRLLVEGGAELNAALWEAGLVDELHLTVCPLLFGGREAPTIVDGPHAPALAQARPLELVSARKAGDEMFFVFRAPRVKSPALRPG; encoded by the coding sequence GTGGCCACGCCTGCCGACACCCTTGATTTGCCGGACTCCCTGACCTTGCCGCGCCCCTATGTGCTCGTGAACATGGCGATGACGGCCGATGGCAAAATTGCCACGGCCAACCGCCAGGTGGTGCATTTTGGCAGCCGGCGTGACCAACGGCACTTGTATGAGCTGCGTGCCACCGCCGATGCCGTGATGTGTGGGGCGCGCACGGCGGAGGCGCCCGGCGTGACGCTGGGGCCGGGCCCGGCGTCCTTTCGGAGACAACGGCTGCAGCGGGGACTGCGCGAGTGTCATCTGCGCGTGATTGTGAGCGGGAGCGGCACGGTGAACCTGGAGGCTGCCGTTTTTTCCAGCCGCGTGTCTCCCCTGATCATTCTGACCACTCAACGGGCTGGCGCGGAAAAACGGGCGCGGCTGCGAGCGGTGGCGGACGTGGTGCGCGTGTGCGGCCGCACCGAGGTGGATTTCCCGGCAGCCCTGGCGTGGTTGCAGCGCGAGTGGGGGGTGCAGCGGCTGCTGGTGGAGGGGGGCGCAGAATTGAATGCCGCTTTATGGGAGGCGGGGCTGGTGGACGAGCTGCATTTGACGGTGTGTCCCTTGCTTTTTGGCGGACGCGAGGCGCCCACCATCGTGGATGGCCCTCATGCTCCTGCCCTGGCGCAGGCGCGTCCCTTGGAACTGGTGAGCGCCCGCAAAGCGGGGGACGAGATGTTTTTTGTGTTTCGGGCGCCGCGGGTTAAATCGCCAGCACTTCGGCCTGGGTGA
- a CDS encoding ACT domain-containing protein, protein MHTIKLLAVLEENKQGQLARLTRCLAGAKVNIRWITIATLDKVGVVKILVDRLEPALEALRREGFTVSTLEVLAVEVPDQPGALHAVTDALAREGINLENASGFVTQPRKRAVLLFETHKLSEAQRVLQKQGLRLFTQAEVLAI, encoded by the coding sequence ATGCACACCATCAAACTGCTGGCGGTTCTCGAGGAAAACAAACAGGGGCAGCTTGCCCGCCTCACCCGCTGCCTGGCCGGCGCCAAAGTCAACATTCGCTGGATTACCATCGCCACCTTGGACAAGGTGGGCGTGGTCAAAATCCTGGTGGACCGCCTCGAGCCGGCCCTGGAGGCGCTCCGCCGCGAGGGTTTCACCGTCTCCACCCTGGAAGTTCTGGCCGTGGAAGTGCCCGACCAACCCGGCGCCCTTCATGCCGTGACTGACGCCCTTGCCCGTGAAGGCATCAATCTCGAAAATGCCTCCGGCTTTGTCACTCAACCCCGCAAACGCGCCGTGCTCCTGTTTGAGACGCACAAGCTGTCCGAAGCCCAGCGCGTCCTCCAAAAACAGGGCTTGCGCCTGTTCACCCAGGCCGAAGTGCTGGCGATTTAA
- a CDS encoding phenylacetate--CoA ligase family protein codes for MKTRYWDKAAECLRRRELEELQLERLRAVVRRVERHVPFYQRKLEAIGLRPEKIKSLQDVRHLPFTTNADLREAYPAGLLAVPLRKTLRLHTSSGTTGKPKAIFFSRRDLHHSADLIARCLVATGATEDDILQNMMTYGLFTGALVMHYGAEKIGCLVIPAGPGNSEKQLLLMQDFRSTMFHTTPSYALYFADFLEKKGIDPRRHLALRRGYIGAEPYTEQTRRKIEQAFGIEVYNSYGLSEMNGPGVAFECAARHGMHLWEDHFLMEIIDPATGEPVPDGQPGELVLTTLCREAMPLLRYRTRDITALIPEPCPCGRTHRRIQRITGRADDMLIVRGVNIYPQQIESVLMGLPELGRNYLIVLEGLDEMTVKVELSAAAFDGRVERLAELQQLVAERLRTELLTRPRVELCAPGSLPVSEGKAKRVLDKRTL; via the coding sequence ATGAAGACACGTTATTGGGACAAGGCGGCCGAATGCCTCCGCCGCCGGGAATTGGAGGAGCTGCAATTGGAGCGCCTGCGCGCCGTCGTGCGCCGCGTGGAACGCCACGTGCCCTTTTACCAGCGCAAGCTCGAAGCCATCGGCCTGCGCCCGGAAAAAATCAAAAGTCTGCAGGACGTGCGGCATCTGCCCTTCACCACCAATGCCGATTTGCGCGAGGCCTACCCCGCGGGGCTGCTCGCCGTGCCGTTGCGCAAGACCCTGCGCCTGCACACCTCCAGCGGCACCACCGGCAAGCCCAAGGCCATTTTCTTTTCGCGCCGCGATTTGCACCACTCGGCGGACCTCATCGCCCGCTGCCTGGTGGCCACCGGCGCCACCGAGGACGACATCCTGCAAAACATGATGACCTACGGCCTCTTCACCGGCGCCCTGGTGATGCACTACGGCGCAGAAAAAATCGGCTGCCTGGTCATTCCCGCCGGCCCGGGGAACTCGGAGAAGCAACTGCTGCTCATGCAGGACTTCCGCTCCACCATGTTTCACACCACCCCCAGCTACGCGCTGTATTTTGCGGATTTCCTGGAGAAAAAGGGCATTGACCCCCGCCGGCACCTGGCCCTGCGCCGCGGCTACATTGGCGCCGAGCCATACACGGAGCAAACCCGGCGCAAAATCGAGCAGGCCTTTGGCATCGAAGTGTATAATTCTTATGGCCTGTCCGAAATGAACGGCCCGGGTGTGGCGTTTGAATGCGCCGCCCGCCACGGCATGCACCTTTGGGAGGACCATTTCCTGATGGAAATAATTGACCCGGCCACCGGCGAGCCGGTCCCGGACGGCCAGCCGGGTGAGCTGGTCCTGACCACCCTCTGCCGGGAGGCCATGCCGCTGTTGCGCTACCGCACCCGTGACATCACCGCCCTCATCCCCGAACCCTGCCCCTGCGGCCGCACCCACCGCCGCATCCAGCGCATCACCGGCCGCGCCGATGACATGCTCATCGTGCGGGGCGTCAATATCTATCCGCAACAGATTGAGAGCGTGCTCATGGGCCTCCCCGAGCTGGGCCGGAATTATTTGATTGTGCTCGAAGGTCTGGACGAAATGACGGTCAAGGTGGAATTGAGCGCCGCGGCCTTTGATGGCCGCGTGGAGCGCCTGGCGGAATTGCAACAGCTTGTGGCGGAGCGCCTCCGCACCGAATTGCTGACCCGCCCGCGCGTGGAGCTTTGCGCGCCCGGCAGCCTGCCCGTCAGTGAGGGCAAGGCCAAACGCGTCCTGGACAAACGCACCCTCTAA